In Micromonospora purpureochromogenes, a single window of DNA contains:
- a CDS encoding YceI family protein, giving the protein MTSTESVTRDWEGLTVPTAGTYLLDAAHKRVGFVARHMMVSKVRGEFADASATITIAEDPMQSSVAATIQAASISTAQADRDAHLRSPEFLDVEAFPTLEYRSTGVKSRDGNEFVLLGELTIKGVTRPVELDVEFEGVGRSPFGQDIFGFSASTEIDREDFGLTWNVALETGGVLVGKKIKIEIEGEAVRQA; this is encoded by the coding sequence ATGACCAGCACCGAGTCGGTTACCCGCGACTGGGAGGGCCTCACCGTCCCGACCGCCGGCACCTACCTGCTGGACGCGGCTCACAAGCGGGTCGGCTTCGTCGCCCGGCACATGATGGTCAGCAAGGTACGCGGCGAGTTCGCCGACGCCTCGGCGACCATCACCATCGCCGAGGACCCGATGCAGTCCTCGGTCGCCGCCACCATCCAGGCGGCCAGCATCAGCACCGCCCAGGCCGACCGGGACGCCCACCTGCGCAGCCCGGAGTTCCTGGACGTCGAGGCCTTCCCGACGCTGGAGTACCGCAGCACCGGTGTGAAGTCCCGGGACGGCAACGAGTTCGTGCTGCTCGGTGAGCTCACCATCAAGGGCGTCACCCGGCCGGTGGAGCTGGACGTCGAGTTCGAGGGCGTCGGCCGCAGCCCGTTCGGCCAGGACATCTTCGGCTTCTCCGCGAGCACCGAGATCGACCGGGAGGACTTCGGTCTGACCTGGAACGTGGCGCTCGAGACCGGCGGCGTGCTGGTCGGCAAGAAGATCAAGATCGAGATCGAGGGTGAGGCCGTCCGTCAGGCCTGA